TAAGAAAAGATGTTTTATTTAGAAATTTACCTTAGTAAATTTTTGGTTATAATCATTGCCGTTAACTAACGGCAAAAGAGTGAGTTTAGTTGAAAGCGCTTCTAAAATATAATGACATTACACGTCAATAACGTTTAATTTATGGGAGGGATAAATGATGTTAAAAATTATGCTGGCATGCTCTGCAGGCATGTCCACAAGTCTACTCGTATCAAAAATGGAGAAAGTAGCTGAGGAGAAAGGGATAGAGGCGGAAATTTGGGCGGTGGCTCAAGACAAAGTGATTCCAGAGCTGCCAAAGGTGGACGTCTTACTAATCGGTCCACAAATGCGATTTATGAAGAAGAAATATGAGGCGAAAGCAGAAGAGTTAAATGTACCTGTTGATGTGATTGATCCAGTGGCTTATGGAAGAGTTAATGGAGAGGCTGTGTTGACAAAGGCTTTAGAGTTGGCAGGGGTAAACTAAGCATCCTGCTCATAGGGAGGGGAAAAAATAATGAATAAATTTATGGAAATGTTAGAAAAGTTTTTAATGCCTGTGGCGGACAAGTTAAATAACAATCGCTATTTAACGGCGCTTCGTGACGGTTTTATGGTAGCGCTACCGTTAATTATTTTTGGTTCTATCTTTGTCGTTATTGCTAATTTACCGTTTCTCGATCGTCTCATAGGTGAGGAAGCGTTTGGGACATATCAAGGGGCGTTAAG
The genomic region above belongs to Bacillus sp. A301a_S52 and contains:
- a CDS encoding PTS sugar transporter subunit IIB, which encodes MLKIMLACSAGMSTSLLVSKMEKVAEEKGIEAEIWAVAQDKVIPELPKVDVLLIGPQMRFMKKKYEAKAEELNVPVDVIDPVAYGRVNGEAVLTKALELAGVN